DNA from Candidatus Sulfotelmatobacter sp.:
GCACCGTGCACAGCACCTGCCGCACCGGCACGCCGTCGAAGTGAGCGAGGGCCCGCCGGCTCGACGGGGCGAATCGCCGATTGTGGCCGACCCACAGCGTCGGACCGTTCTCGCCGCGCCGGCTCAACAGCTCGGCGATCGGCGCGATCTGCTCGTCGGACATCGCCAGAGGTTTCTCGACGTAGACGTGCTTGCCAGCTCGCAGTCCCTCGAGCGTCAGCCGCGCGTGGCTGTCGTGGCGGGTCGCGATCAGCAGGGCGTTCACCTCCGGATCGCGGATCACCGCCGCGGCGTCGGTGCTGGCCTTTCTGAAGCCGTACCGTTTGGCCAACGCTTCGGCGTTGGCGCCCCTCGTCGTACAGATCGTCTCGAGCGAGAGTGCGCTCAGAGACGAGAAATTCGGCATCAGCATCGACTTGGCGTAATTGCCGGCGCCGATCTGGCCGAGCCGCACCGCACCGCGCTTCCGATCGCTCGCGAACTCCATGGTGCGCGGTTGGATCGCCGGCGTGCCGCGCTCGGCCTGCTCGTACTCGAACACGATGCCGACCGCCGAGGCCAGCGACCCGCTCGCGATCTGATCGAAGGTGGAGATCGCCTCGGTGAAGGGGAAGCGGTGAGTGATCAGCTTCGAGAGATCGAGCCTTCCCTGCGCGATGAGATCCAGGAACGCCGACATGTTGCGCTGCGCGGTCCAGCGCACGTAGCCGACCGGGTAGTCCTTGCCGCGCATCAGGTAGTCGGGGTCGAACATCCCGGCGCCCATGGCGCGGCTGAAGCGGAAGTCGATCTCCTTGCCGAACCAGGTGCGCCAGTCGAGCTGGATCGCGGTGTTGCCCAGGCACACCACCCGGCCACGATCGCGCACCAGCTGCGCCGACAGCTCGATCGGCCCGAGATCCTGGGTCGAGGTGGTGAGCAGCACGGCATCCACCCCGAGACCGCCGCTCGCGCGCAGCGCGTGACTCAGCGCCTCGTCGCCGGTCGGCCCCGAGGCCGCCTCGGCCCCGTTGGCGACCGCCAGCGCGCACTTGCTGGCGTCGAGGTCCACGCCCACTACGCGGCAACCGTTGGCGCGGCAGAGCTGCACCAGGAACTGCCCGAGC
Protein-coding regions in this window:
- a CDS encoding bi-domain-containing oxidoreductase yields the protein MKQLRQYLRNGALDLGEVPLPAVGAGEVLVRSHYSFVSVGTEKMKVTQARMSLAEKARERPDQVKQVLQTLREQGLIPTIRKVQERLKAPTTLGYSCSGTVEAVGSQVEEFRVGDRVACIGEGLATHAEYNSVPRNLVVPVPPGVSLEAASSSAIGAIALQSVRQAGLELGESVAVIGLGLLGQFLVQLCRANGCRVVGVDLDASKCALAVANGAEAASGPTGDEALSHALRASGGLGVDAVLLTTSTQDLGPIELSAQLVRDRGRVVCLGNTAIQLDWRTWFGKEIDFRFSRAMGAGMFDPDYLMRGKDYPVGYVRWTAQRNMSAFLDLIAQGRLDLSKLITHRFPFTEAISTFDQIASGSLASAVGIVFEYEQAERGTPAIQPRTMEFASDRKRGAVRLGQIGAGNYAKSMLMPNFSSLSALSLETICTTRGANAEALAKRYGFRKASTDAAAVIRDPEVNALLIATRHDSHARLTLEGLRAGKHVYVEKPLAMSDEQIAPIAELLSRRGENGPTLWVGHNRRFAPSSRRALAHFDGVPVRQVLCTVRSAGVPADSWYQDPGEGGGVLFGDVCHFIDLAIFFSQSLPTEVHAIATPDPAHREESWAISLRFASGGMGLVHYVCGSQQGWERESVDILGGGRSARIIGFRKLVLNGGPGRGTHQQAQPDLGQKPMLEAMMAQFSRAPGGKDWTESFVVSAQALLAAHRSILERRVVAIEPQFPYAPI